Below is a window of Flavobacterium sp. CFS9 DNA.
AGCGCTTAAAAGTTCCGGATGGTGGCTTGTTTTATAAGGATGAAAAATTGGACTACATTTTATATACTTCGGTTAGAAAGATATTGAAAACATTACTGAAAAAAGATACTGAAATCCAGATCTATTTTGAAGGTAAAGACGTTAAGAGAACCTATCCAAAAGGTGTTACAATTACAGATCAAAATACGACAAAAACGATAAACTCATTTCAGCAGGATAGTAATAAATACCGCATCCATATCGTCAATATGTCGGCTGTCGCAATTTATGAAATTAAAGAAATTATATTTTTTTCGATATTTTATGTTCTTCTTTTTTTGATTACTATTTTCATTCTTTTCAAGAGTCTGGTTTTTAATCGGAATTTATTGCAGAATAAGGAGGTTTTCACACGCAATATGACGCACGAACTAAAAATACCTATTTCAACGATACTGATTGCAACAGAAGCCCTCGAAGCGTATACAATTGAAGAAGAGCCTGCAGATGTAAAAAAATATGCTGGCGCTATTCAAAGAGCAGCAAATCAGCTTTCTTTTCTGGTAGATTCTATTCTTCAGCACGCGAGAAGCAGCAATAGTAATGAAAAATTAGTTCTGTCCTCCGTGAATTTACTATCTTTAGTACAGGAAGTGGAAGTGGATCTGGCTCATATAGTTTTGAAAAAAAAGGCAGAAATCAATTTCGGAAATGTCGATGAAAATGTAGAGATCAAAG
It encodes the following:
- a CDS encoding sensor histidine kinase; this translates as MNKFFVSFGKPLFILTIIVVLTFQGYWIVVNYENKKVEILERVQSEATQLLLMNMLKSSALQEKLDKINKKGNKSKAENIEVYVSAPKTEVIDERLKVPDGGLFYKDEKLDYILYTSVRKILKTLLKKDTEIQIYFEGKDVKRTYPKGVTITDQNTTKTINSFQQDSNKYRIHIVNMSAVAIYEIKEIIFFSIFYVLLFLITIFILFKSLVFNRNLLQNKEVFTRNMTHELKIPISTILIATEALEAYTIEEEPADVKKYAGAIQRAANQLSFLVDSILQHARSSNSNEKLVLSSVNLLSLVQEVEVDLAHIVLKKKAEINFGNVDENVEIKGNRVQLRQIFLNLLDNALKYSERDPRIIISAEKKSNIVTIRIQDNGIGIPEKYREEIFAPYFKIMKDNTHNVKGFGLGLSFVRESLKKQGGTIRVLKQKTEGTTIEIKIPAYE